In Vicia villosa cultivar HV-30 ecotype Madison, WI unplaced genomic scaffold, Vvil1.0 ctg.006327F_1_1, whole genome shotgun sequence, a single window of DNA contains:
- the LOC131642983 gene encoding NDR1/HIN1-like protein 10, producing the protein MDVEDENYCCCCNNIVTVICNLIIILLGLIAILFWLIIQPKAAKFTVTNASLTQFSFTNNNTLNYNLALDITIRNPNRKLGIYYDIIETLACYKDARFGFQTLGPFFQHHKSTDFMSPVFIGQQVISLSRDRISKFEKEKRDGVYGIDVKILMNVRFKLGLFKTGKAKPKVRCNLKVPLRSSNVTTLLGNKFQATDCEWDYKGILFR; encoded by the coding sequence ATGGACGTAGAagatgaaaactattgttgttgCTGCAATAACATCGTAACCGTAATTTGCAATCTAATCATCATATTATTAGGACTCATCGCTATCCTTTTTTGGCTTATCATACAACCAAAGGCTGCCAAATTCACAGTTACTAATGCATCCCTTACTCAATTCAGTTTCACAAACAACAACACACTTAACTACAATCTCGCCCTCGACATCACAATCcgaaaccctaaccgaaaactcGGTATCTACTATGATATCATCGAAACGCTTGCGTGTTATAAAGATGCTAGGTTTGGTTTCCAAACCCTAGGACCATTCTTTCAGCATCATAAGAGTACAGATTTTATGAGTCCGGTTTTTATAGGTCAACAAGTGATTTCTTTGAGTCGAGATCGGATTTCGAAGttcgagaaagagaagagagatggAGTTTATGGAATTGATGTGAAGATTTTGATGAATGTGAGGTTTAAATTGGGTTTGTTTAAGACAGGGAAAGCTAAACCTAAGGTTCGTTGTAATTTGAAGGTTCCTTTGAGATCAAGCAATGTAACAACTTTGTTGGGGAATAAATTTCAAGCCACCGATTGTGAGTGGGATTACAAAGGGATATTGTTTCGTTAG